AGATACTTACAGACCATGTTCCCAGGAGGTTGACAAGCAGATTGCCGCTGAAGCGGGCAGACAGCATCTGAGAGATGACGTACAAGTTGGAGACCAGGGCAGACTGCAGGATGATGGGAATGTTTGAGGTGTAGAACAGCTTAATGGGGTAAGTGTTGTACTGTCCACGGTAACGTGCAGACTTGATGGGGAGGTCGACTCTAAAGCCCTGGAATACACAAGGTTACAGAATTAGCAGAAGAATGAGGATGTGTTTCCATAAGAGGAAGGACAGTAACACGATTTGTCCAGTCAGCAAGGCGTGGCACCCGCAGACTAGAGGACGTCCACAGAAATCCGTACAAGTATTCACTGTACAATGTGGGAGAAGGGACCCACCTGGAAGTATATGACCACGGCAAAGACAAAGATGGTGGCAATCAGATTCATGAGGTTGGGCAGGTTCTGGCGATAGAAGGCTTCCCGGAGGGCACGGACTTTATCAGTACGAGTGGCAAGCAGATGGAAGAGGGCAATGATGGCTCCCTCGAACTCTGTGCCTGAAAAAGGGAATACAAACCACAATCAGAAGAAGCTAATACACAACTACGAATTTATAATCCAGTAGAAAATCTACACACACTATAAAACGACTTGtatgtactgccatatatacaaatatatgcaTGCTGCATATCTCGGCTCCCTTACCTCTACCAGTGTTCACTGTGGTTGGGCTGAAGGCTTTCCATACAATGGTCTCACAGATATTAGTAGCAATGAAGAGAGAGATACCAGATCCCAGACCGTAGCCCTTCTGGAGCAGCTCATCCAGAAGTAAAACAATCAGACCGGCAACGAAGAGCTGGAGGCAAGAAAAAGGGTCTGGTTACTCTGAGGCAAAAGGGGGACATAAAAATATATGGAACAAAGTGTTACCTGGATAGTAATGAGCAGACAGATGCCAGCACCCATCTCAGAGGGATCGCCGTACATTCCAGTCATGACGTACACAATGGCCTGACCGATGGTGATGATCATACCAAACACTGAAGGAAAGGAAGGAAGATTACGTCCCTGCAAACCCAGATACCAATAATAGGTGCAGATTCTACTCCTCAACAATGGGATGTGCTGATGTGTGAACAGGCTCGTCTGACAGGCGTCCTACAGTCTTAACTCTGGCTCCATTTTACATTATTTTCCAGTTTTCAGAAGACGAACAGCATTGTAAACACTGGAGGAGTTATTCTGGCTGCAATGCTGAAGCCCAGAGACATGGACTTTGTGTTGAACAGAAAATGTTAAGCCTACGTTATTAATTGGCCTCATATTAACCCTTTAAATTGGGTTCtctggaaattaaaaaaatactgaaaatacCCAATTATAATAATatgttcccaaatacctttcattaggtataatggcttgttttgtctagggcagtgtttcccaaccagtgtgcctccagctgttacaaaactacaactcccagcatgcccgcacacccaaatgcacgctgggagttgtagttttgcaacagctggaggcacactggttgggaaacactggtctagggagcaagcaggggaaataaaatggctgccgtcctattagtacacacaaaatctgtTCTAATCACAGAGgacgacaagttacttcacaacactgagctaaagagctgcctcatcctcctctctgctcgtcagggattatgattagaggtgagcaaatttcattttttttttaattggttcactggtaaaaggtgaattgtgttatggattcagttaccacggaccataacgcaattctatgactgaatgcattcAGTTACTCCTTCcaccataatagaagtctatggcctgcataacagatccgtcccatttccgttatgcaagaggactcccctgcataaatgaaacaggacggatccgttatgcaggccatagacttctattatgatggaaggAGTAACTgaatgcattcagtcatagaattgcgttatggtccgtggtaacgaaatTCAAAactcaattcaccttttaccagtaaacgaagcgtgaacgaatttcaaaatatgaaattcgctcatctctaattatgatcctgaatacagtttaatatgatcttcagctggatctctgtaggaatgaagttcatgagggagagcagcagcacttgtatgcagtctccatcaccacagtctgtcctctgtacttcatgtctcctcatgaacttcattcctacagagatccagctgaagatcatattaaactgcattcacgatcataatccctgataagcagacaggaggatgaggcagctttttagcgcagtgttgtgaagtaacttgtcctgctgtgcaaTTGGGACAGAttatgtgtgtactaataggacagcggccatttttttcttcttctaattGATAGGTGTCCAATACCTAGAACCCCACCAATAAGCAACTGAATTGGAACTGAGCTGCACTATGCCGACATCTAcacagtaaggccccatgcacacggccgttgttcacagccgtgtgcgggccgtggaaccgcggcctggatccctcctgagagcaggagcgcacggcgtcactggttgctatgacgccgtgcgccccctgctgccggcacagtacagtaatacactggtatagatcgtaccagtgtattactgtactgtgccggcagcagggagcgcacgacgtcatagcaaccagtgacgccgtgcgctcctgctctcaggagggatccaggccgcggttccacggcccgcacacggctgtgaacaacggccgtgtgcatggggcctaactaaGAGCCTTCTGCTGCTTCCACTCTGTCTACTGTATAGTTTCCAACCTAAAACAGTCGGTGAGGGCGGTGGGTATCGAACCCACACATATCTGATacaggtgacctatcctgaggataggtcttcaatatctgtagcctggaccTTAAAAGCTCCTGCAAATCTAGCAGGCGCCGGTCAGGTGCCCAGCTGTCATAGATAAGATAGAAGTGGTTTAAAAGTGAGTCTGTCTTCTTTTTCTAGCATACATAGCGCTCAGTGAACAATTTTGCCCCCAACTCTCTATCGTAGCTGTTACCATCCTCATTCACCCAATActaatagatagagagagagatagagatatatatatatatatatatatatatatatatatatatacacacatatacatactctATAtctctcatttaaaaaaaaaaatttatactcAAACTCTTTACACCAGGGGCCAGCAAACTGCACTGCAGCTATTATGAAACTGCAACTCCCTGCATGCACAATTGCTTTCAGGTAAATACACTGAGCATGTTGGGAGTTAAACATTTCTGGCCATTAATATACAGATTCTAGAAACCCATGTgataatttacatggctgacttACATTTCTGTGCTCCATTGAACAGAGCTCTGTCTTTTGGTGTGTCTCCAACCTCAATGATCTTGGCACCGGCCAGGAGCTGCATGATGAGGCCAGAGGTGACGATGGGAGAGATACCCAACTCCATTAAGGTACCTGTAAAATGGGAAGAATGTAGAGCAGTTAGTGCACCATACTAGAGTCTCCGCAGGTCTCCTGTACCAttcagtgtcaggagcctggggAAAACAACACCCCATCAACAAGAATTGTACCACCCATGCTGTCAGCACACAGAACACCAGCCAATCACTTACCTCTGTTGGAAGCCAGGATAACTCTCATCCAGTAAAAGGGATCTGCAGAGTCTGATGACATTATACCAAAGAGGGGaatctaaaaaaacaaaacaagtgaCAAATCCTTAAAAGGGAGGAATCTACTAAGATCAGCACTGGAGCGGCAGAGCCCGCACAGAGCCAGAGCTGCAGCACATGATATagaaggggtaggcaacctccggcacgccagctgttgtgaaactacaactgccagcgtGCAtatttgctctgctcttctcagaactcccatagaaatgaatgaagtacgctgggaattgtagtttgacaacagctggagtgccgaaggttgctgacccctgtgatATAGCGCCACAGCCCCTtcactgcagtaccagacacggcTAAGGCTAAGGCGAAAGAGCGGGTCCCCGCAGCTATCCCCACTGAGTAAATGCATGGTGGAAGCAGTAACCTGCTGTGCTTACCTGGCAGCATACTAAGAAGATGAACAGGG
This Bufo gargarizans isolate SCDJY-AF-19 chromosome 7, ASM1485885v1, whole genome shotgun sequence DNA region includes the following protein-coding sequences:
- the SEC61A1 gene encoding protein transport protein Sec61 subunit alpha; the encoded protein is MGIKFLEVIKPFCAILPEIQKPERKIQFKEKVLWTAITLFIFLVCCQIPLFGIMSSDSADPFYWMRVILASNRGTLMELGISPIVTSGLIMQLLAGAKIIEVGDTPKDRALFNGAQKLFGMIITIGQAIVYVMTGMYGDPSEMGAGICLLITIQLFVAGLIVLLLDELLQKGYGLGSGISLFIATNICETIVWKAFSPTTVNTGRGTEFEGAIIALFHLLATRTDKVRALREAFYRQNLPNLMNLIATIFVFAVVIYFQGFRVDLPIKSARYRGQYNTYPIKLFYTSNIPIILQSALVSNLYVISQMLSARFSGNLLVNLLGTWSDTSTGGPARAYPVGGLCYFLSPPESFGSVLDDPVHAVVYIVFMLGSCAFFSKTWIEVSGSSAKDVAKQLKEQQMVMRGHRETSMVHELNRYIPTAAAFGGLCIGALSVLADFLGAIGSGTGILLAVTIIYQYFEIFVKEQSEVGSMGALLF